CTAGTAAATAAACTTGctaattcaaagagaaaaacctgTAAATTTCATTACAAGTTATTAAACTTACTCATTTCTTcagtcatttccattttcatgttttccttctGGAAATTCTGCATTGTTTGTAATGTCTTTTGTGGGTCCATCTTCTTGTTAACTGCCTGCATTgtctaaatatatgaaaagattcaTGTTAGCTacataattatgaaaattttacTATGGAATAAGTCCAAAGGGAGCACATCAAAAAAAGGCAGGTTTCTTAAAGATATTCTACCATAATCAAACATAATAGTGTTAgtattctagaaaaaaatgaaatgctcaTTTGGAAACCATCTGCTTAACATCTATATAATAAAGACAACTGCAAAAAACCTCATCTGAACAGTAggcaaaaaattatataataaaaaacactgacaacaTAAAATCCACTGCTACTCAAATGGGAAAACTACATTTGCCTATAATGTGGCAAGCAGGTAATGTCTAAATTTGAaagaattgtttaattttttcaaaaattttcaaaagttttaatGTCTAAATTAAAGGATATACTAGCATACATATTtaacttattaattcattttcaacCATGATTTCAAGAAATGTTCAAAACATTGAGTTTTgcaaaaatatgtgaaaagaattctcttatattttatattcacaactacttttattaaaagaaattaatgccACCTAGTAAGgccagaatattttatatattattattatatatgtgtctgtatatatattatatgtgtgtattataTGAAATATGTCAGTTTCAAAGATACAAAGCAAACACAGTCTTTTATGCATGCTGCAGCCGAAGTAATCTTTGCAAGTATGACACTatacaccccaccccccaccagcccACACATACCTAACTCTCCAGTGGCTTTGCATTGCTTTTAGTATTAAAAGCCAAATTCCATAATTGACCTGTGATACCAAGCACCATTTGAACTCTGCTTAACAGGCCAGTCTCATTCTACACCACTGCCCTGTAGACACACTGATCTTACATTTCCTTAAATGTGCCATGTTTCCTCctgccacaggacctttgcataTACTGTCCCTCACCTGGAATGCTCTCTTTTATTTGCTTTCACTATCAATACTTCAGATTTCAGTTTATATACAACTTCCTTAGGGAAGTAGTCCCTGACACCCTAGGTTAGAATAGATACTTCTGTTAAATCCTACTCACtatagataaaattttatttattggtgTAAATTATATTACTTTACTCACAAATTACATTATTGCtacaaaaatatactaaaaacaacaaTGGTGCTGACAGTGATAATAGAGTAGCTAATGCCTATATATATTagctttctgtgtgccaggcactgttctaagcactttacatataataTTTAAAGTTAATTGACATTTAAACCTAACAAGTCTTTATGTGCTAGATATTATCATTTCCCCTCCATTACAAATAGAGAATGAAGGTATAGGAAGGTGAAATAGCTTGTTAAGGTCACATAGCTACCAAGTGAGATCTGAACCCAAGgaatctgactccaaagcttatGTTTTTAATCACTGCACTAAGCTACATCTCAAACGGGCtgctttttaaatagactttaagccCTTGCctggttttgcttttcatttcatcTCCATCACTTATTATAATTCCTACTTAGGGGACctaaacaaatatttcctgaattaaaatatttctgagaaaTTTAAGTGAAAACCAATTCATACATTGCTATATGGCAGGACCACATTAGGTACCTTTTCCTCCTCTATCACTTGCAGAAAATTGCAAAATGAGTAGTCTTCCTCCTAAACATTATTGAAACGTTATCCAGTCCAGGTGTGTGATCTTCAGATATGACCTTTTCCTCAAATTAGACAGCTGTTTAGTTCTGTCAATTTGGTAAaaccaaaaaagggaaaaaaagtttttgcCTTTAACTGTGTTTTTCACTGTAAAATGACTAAGATTCCTAGAGAGTAAAAACTAACAGAATGAAACTATGTTGaaacattctgtttttttaaggaacaaatGTGTCACTGTACATAAGATGGACACATTCTATTTTCATGCGTTCTGCAGTCTAAAAGGCAATTAAGCTTGATCCTCATTATTTCTGGATTCCTTAGTTTTTAACTTGCCTACtcactaaaatatatttgtaacaaGTCAACACTTGCAGTACTTTTGTGCTCATTTGTGGACATGCACAGAGCTGCAAAACATTTGAGTCACCCAACACACGTTTCCAGCTTAGTTCAAGCAAGGTGACACTCTGCCACCTTGACTCAGCACTAATACTGTAAATTAGTGTCTTCTTTGCGGTTTATTTCATGCCTTTGGTTGGCTGGGGGTTAAAATGTACTAAAGTGTGGTCTAGCGTGTCTAACTGCAAGAAGCCTGTGACATGCCTTGGATcaaatgtggaaaaattggaaaaaatacaaatgtggaaaaaatacatttgttaGATAAGCTTTTTTCAGGTATGACTTACAGTGCTACTGACCATGAGTTCAATTTTAATGATCAACTATGATAAGTAAGGTGCCTTTCAACAGAAACATATAAAACGAGGTTAGGTAGACTGGTTGACAAAAATTGTGATCaaaggctcacaggaacctaagcCTGCATTTCCCCTAGGAGCAATGGTTTGATATTCTCTAATTCAGTATTCCtgactttatagaacataactacTGCAAGTAATGGGAATCAACTGTTATGTACTATTTTCCTAATATAAACCTGTactctctctcctctgtggcttttcttccttttgctcttcacattcatattctttcttccctttatttAAAGCCCAGTGATATTTAAGACCTAGGTCTTCTGCAAAGTCTTTCAGATCAAGTATAATTGCCTTTTAAACTGCAGAACACGTGGAAACAGAATATGTCCATCTTATGTACAGTAAGTACTATTCAGGGATCTGTGAGTTTACTGAAACCTAGCATAGACTGATGTATAGTGAGTTTCCTTTTCAGACAAATCTTAACCTCCTCCCATCCCCAACTGAACTATATAAGATCTGTGAGAGCAGAGCCTTTGTCTTGAATTTCTGATTTCTTACAATTCTTAATATACATCAAAGAACTCATTACTTATTAAATGTCTGAAAGGCTCACAGTCCTTTAAGGTCTGTAGtaaaaacactaatttttttaatgtaaagactGTAAGTTAAACTTAAGTTTCTGATAAAAATTAACTGATAAATTCTTCTCACAATACTCATGTGTCCTTCTGACACATTCATGAAAATGAATCAAgagaaaattattattcaaattattataccaaaacttatggcaTAATGAAATAAggtcaaaaatcttaaaatgatgttttaagtcaattttaaaaatttagaagctACATATAATCTTGGAACAGTGGAACTGCCCTGcaacaaaaaattttatattaaaacaaattaataaaaaaatctagaaatatttATCTGGATTATGTAGTATTACaactcattttattaaaaattacaaagattCTGTACCACATATATATCAGAGGgtgctttaaatttaatttgaatcTAATCTGAATACTGACATTTAAATATCTCAGATAAAAACATAAAGCTATGGATATAAACGTTCCCACTTACTTTTGCTGTAGTAGACATTGCTCCTGCCATCTTCATCTGGGAATTCATCACTTTTGTTTGTGTGGACATAGATGTGACTTTTGAACTTACAGCAAAAgttcttgttttctgtttccttagaTGTACAAGCTGTTTGGCTAAAACTCTGCAAGCTTCTTTGTTACCAATCttggccattttcttaatttctaattcctaagagaggaaataaaagaggGAAACAAAATCATTAAGGGGGAGTCCTCAATGATTTAAGAAGAATATGAACATATACAATATACCATTTCACGCTGAttatgaaaagagaaagaggctAGTATAAAGTCACAGAAATAGTAATTTGAGAGGGAAATGTATTCTACATGTTTACATGGAAAAGAGAGAACTAGTACCTTCATCCAGAAATACAAAACAAGTCTACAAACCAGTACTCACATAAAGccagaagagaatttaaaaactcaACCCAAAAGCaggttgggaaaaaaagaaaaaaaaaatcaaatgaagagTTGGTAGGAGATAGCAAAAAAGACCACAGTGGTATATTTAAAGCTAGTAATATAGACAATTATGTTAGGTGAAAAGGTCCATCTCCATCTCAAATAAAAGGCAGACTGTTATATTAGATAAGAACATAAAGGCAATTATATGCTATCTCAAGAAACCAACTTTAATtaccaaaacaaaactaaataaatctaagtaaaaggacagaaaaatatattctatataaatacttattaaaatcTGGAAATTTGGAGTGGTTACATTAACCAGAtcaaaaaaacttaagaaaaaggaatattACCAGAATAAAAAGGggcatttcataataataaaggaattaaTACATAAAGGTGTCaaaacaatcctaaatgtgtacgCACCTAAAACAGTACTTCCAAATTTATGAAGCACAAATTGATAGAACTGAAGGGCGTAACAGACAAATACATAACTAGGATGAGGGGTATCAACAACTCCTTTCTTAAGTATATTGCTGTACTTGTTAGGAGAAGTGGACAGAAAATCTGTAATGATACAGAAGATTTACAAAAACACTATCACCAACTTCACCTAAGCAACATTTACGAAAAGCTCCATCGCCAACAGAATACTCACTCTTTTCAAgtgtacactaaaaaaaaaatcaaaatataccgTATTCTGTAACAGAAAACAAGGCTCTACAAAcataaaaggattgaaatcatatgaagtatgaTCTCTAACTACAGTAAAATTAAACTAGAAAGcagtaagaaaaatatgaaaggaaaaaaagaagcagatatcAAACAATGTGGTTTGAAATAAGTCATGggttgaagaaaaaaatcagaggggaaatgagataatattttaaattaataaaataaaaatgccccATATCAAAACGTGTGAGCTacagttaaaaataattcttagaaatgtatagcATTAgagcttacattaaaaaaacgAATATCTCGTCAGCTTCAAAATagagaaagtagaaagaagagcaaataaaacaaagtaaacaaaggGAAGGAATtaatataaacaagaaaataaatctgtaaactaggaaagaaaaaaatacagaaaattaatgaGATCAAAGGCTGGTTTTTTAcaagaaattgataaaccattagccagtcaGAAAAATAacgagacagacagacagaacacACAAACGATAAATATTGGGAATGTAAAGGGAGGCATCACTTTATATcctaaagatgttaaagaataataaaaaaaaattataaacacaatgtcattaccttttaaaatttagtagaaatggacaaattacttGACAGATGCATACTACCAAATCTCATTCAGAAAGGTAGATAGCGTGATCCATTCTAtatctattttctaaaaattgaaaattttagaatttaaaaatctatccacAAAGATAGATTTTTGTGTAGCTTAAAATCTATCCACAAAGAAAACTTCACTCCCAATGGCTTTACTGATGAagcctatcaaacatttaagaaagaaatacacaAACCCTTCCAGTAAATGAAACAGTAAGGAACACTTGCCAATTCATGCTTTAAGGTCAGCAGTACTCTGATGTCAAAACCACATAAAGACACTATACAAAAAGTTAACTACAAATTAACAGCTTTTATGAACAGAGATGCTAATATTCTTATGAAAATTTCAGCAAattgaaataaaagtatttttaaaaaattcatcattACCAATGAAGTTTATCCCAGTAGCAAAAGCTTGATTCAGCTTTGGAATTCAACTTTGGAATTCATCAATGATGTAATTCGCTATACTAACAGACTAAAGAAGAAGAACTACAtaatcatcatctcaatagatgcaaaaaaaaaaaaaaaaaaaaaaaaaaaaagaacacttgacAAAATTAATTcccaataaaaactctcaacaaactagatacaaaaggaacttcctcaacctgagaAAGGGCCTCTACAAAAAGCCTACagttaatatcatacttaatgatgaaagactgaatgtcTTCCCCTAAAAATCAGTAAAAAGAGGTTATAAACCACTTTTAACATTGGAATTTCTGGCCAGTGTAAtaaggtataaaaaaaaaaaagcatcaggattgaaaaggaagatgaaaaattttatttacacagatgacatgattgtctatgtagaaacagacaatagaatagaataaaatagaacagaATCCACAAACAGGCTACTAGAATAAGTGAGTTTTGGAAAGTTATAGGAtaaaagatcaatatacaaaaaaatgaatgtatttcTAAATACCAGTAACACAAAATCAGAAATCTGCTGAAAGAAGCACAGGATCAGTATAATTACAAGTAAAAATACTgctgagaaaaattttaatctaaataaatagagagatatagcatgttcatGGGTTGAaagattaatattgttaagatgtcaaatTGGTTCAatataatcccaatcaaaatctgatcttttttgtagaaattgacaagtttaCTTTAAAGTTCATAGGGAAATACAAAGCACCTAAaattagccaaaacaattttagaaAGAAGCACAGAACTTAAGGGTTAATGCTATATAACTTTAAGACTTAATTATTAAGTGTTAgtaaaaacagtgtggtattggcttaaaaatagttatatagtaaagcaattatactctaataaagatgttaaaaaaaaaaaagaatagtcataTAAGTCAATGGAATAGCATAGAGTCAAGAATGAGGTCCATGTGTATTTGATCAAATGATTTTCTGCAAAGATGACAAGATATTTGAATAGGGAAAGATGTCACCAACAAATGATGATGGAACAACTGAATATCCAAATGCAAAATGTGAACCTCTACCCTTACCTGACAACATAGTAAAATTTGATTCAGTAAGATTCAcagtcctaaatgtaagaactgaaattataatacttctagaagaaaatctcAGAGAAAATATTAGTGACTtagggttaggcaaagatttcttagataggaCACTAAAAGTActaaatcatagaagaaaaaaatataaatttcacttgatcaaaataaaaatcttctgtTCCTCAAAAGACACTCTTAAGGAAATAAAGGACCAAGCcaagaactggaaaaaataactgcaaaacatatatttaataaagcatttgcactcagaatatataaagaactctcacaactAAATAATTAGAAAACTTGATGAAAAGAATGGGTAAAATATTTCAATAGACACTTTggcaaagaaaatatgtaaatggtgaacaggcacatgaaaagatgctgaacatcattagtgattagggaaatgcaatttaaaatgacAATCTACTACAcaccactagaatggctaaaatataaAGACTGTAAACTCCAACTATTGGCTGGGATGTGAAACAATTTTACTCTCATATATAACTGGTGGGAACAGAAAatattatagttatatatatattctcatataTAACTGGTGGGAACAACAACTTTGAAAAATTGTTTAGCATTCTTATACAGTCAAACATACATTTAACCTGTGATCTACCAAGCAATCCCACCCCTAGGGAACATATGTTCAAACAAAGACTTCAACTGAATGTTTATAACAACCTTTATCAAaatagccaaaacctggaaaaaacccaaatgtccactggcTGGTGAATGGGATAGACAAACTGTGAAATGTCCACACAATGAAATAacattcatcaataaaaaggagtTAGTATTCATACATGTAACAACACTgattaatctcaaaataattatgaatgaaagaagccatataaaaatgaattcacTTTATGATTCCATCTATACAAAATTCTAGGAAATGTAAACTAATCTACAATGACAGATCAGTGTTGCCTAACTATGGAGGGAAACAGGGAAGGATGGGTAGAAGggattacaaagggaaaaaggaaactttgggggatgatggatatgttcattaccTTGACTGTAGTAATGGTTTCATGAGTTAATACATATGTCAAAATGTATcaaattgtatgctttaaaaatgtacagtcaactgcatgtcaattatacctcaaacatgctggtttaaaaaaatattttaagcaatatacatttaaaagcataacatgaaaatatagaaagataGCCAATCTACTAAGAAAGTACATTTATTATCATAGACCCAATAACAGTTAAAATATCAAGTAAGACACCTATGAGttaacataattattttcttgTAACACTCTCTTGTTTTCTAGGACTATTTTATCTTTGCTGTTAACTGACAAGAAGGTGGCTGTTTGGAGCAATATTTCTTCCTAGGCATTCATGTCTCtcacaaactgaaaaatataatcagCAGAATACACAATACACAGAATCCTGATAAAAGTCAGCAGAATGACACAGTAAACAAAGGTAAGCAGAAATTGCAGGAAGATGTTAAACGTCATTTCTTAGTAAAGTAAATCACTTACCACCTGTCGTGTCTTTTTCCTAGTTAGCTAATTATTCCAACACTGATTTCTAAATTTGTTTGAAAAGTTAAACTGAAATTTAATGTTTTACTTACCagctgtttttcttgtttctctaaaGCTGCTCGATCTCTGATTATAGCCCTCTGTGTACCTCGTAACTCTCGATTCTGTTCCTTTATTACATCTAAGAGAACAcaaaagaaacctaaatgtatGAGCTGTAAAATCTTCTtcaataccatttaaaatattggactcagaaacctcaattaaaaaaaacccttaatttacaagatgttaaatttttttctttctattcgatatactaaaaatcaaatgttaaaacaaattataaatattgATTATATAAAAAACTACAGAAGTGCAAATATGCTATAGTTTAGCCAAAAGtatacataaatcacagtaaaatACTCCCTTAGAGAACTGattattatataatgttttatatggcatatatatatatgaatacaaaCGTGCACATGCATGCAcgtgcacgtacacacacacacacacacacacacacacacacacacacacctttctcaTCTCTCCTTACTCCAGTATTACATGAAATTCCAAGAAGGAAGACAAGCAATGTgtttattaaatctttttttctacaCTAAGTCATCATAACAGAGTGAAGCAGCCGACCTTCCAATGAagcagacctggatttgaattgcACCTCTGCCACTTGATAATTATATGATGATACCTTGCAAAGTTAGTTAACACTCTAAACCTcaggtttcttacaaaattaggATTGTTGTTAAGGAGTAAATAACATACACAATGCCCTGATATATTGTAAGTATCCAGTCATTGTTAatgtctttctcatttatttcaatTCATCTGGATCCACCGGTCTcaccttttaaagatttttttttttttttgatgtggaccatttttaaagtttttattgaatttcttacaatattgcttctgttttatgttttggttttttggctgtgaggcatatgagatcttagctccccaaccaggggtcgaacccatatcccctgcattggaaggcgaagtcgtaaccactggactgccagggaagtcccagtcttaCCTTTTGAAGAATTAAAGTATTAGTCTGAGACTGACAGACTATCATTTGGGTTAACTGTTACTAAACAGTGATTTCTTCAAAGGATCACAGATATGGATAGTAATGCTTGCCAAAACTGTTCCTTCATAGTCAGGAAtcttgctaagtgctttacatacagtATACAGTATAATGTTCACAATAATGCCATGGAGTTggtttttctattgttttatatatatgagaAAACGAAGTGTTAGTAAGTTTAAATAATGTGCCCAAGGAATCCAAGTGTTGTCTCCTGAATCAGTGATCTTAATCATTTCACTAGAGTACCTTTTTATTAAAGAGGTAGATttaaaaccaccaccaccccaacagAAATAGTCTCTTCATCAAATGGCACTGAGAAAACTAGATAGCCACatgacacacaaacacacacaaagaaattggacccctacctcacaccatatataaaaattaactcataaaAGATTAATGACccaaatataagagctaaaatcataaaactcagaagaaaacacaggagtaaaTCTACATGATTTGGGATTTGGCAACTGATTCTttgatatgacactaaaagcacaagcaacaaaataaaaaatagataaactggacttcgtgaaaattaaaaactgtgattaaagGACATTACCAAATGAAAAGACAGTGTagaaaatgggaggaaatatatgtaaattatatgagtctagtatccagaatatataaaaagctctgacaactcaaaaacaaaagacaaacagctcaataaatgagtgaaggccttgaatagacacttctccaaagaagatacacaaatggccaataaacacttGGAAAAGATGcaaaatatcattagtcattaggaaaaccagataccacttcacatctgcCAAAATCGCTataatcaaaaaaaggaaaataagtgttgATTTGccagtaggaatgtaaattatttCAGCCACTGTGGataacagtttggtggttcctcaaaaagttaaacataaaattaccaaatCACCTCACAATTCCCCTCCTAGGTATtcaccccaaagaactgaaacaaGTACCTAAACAAATACTCTACACAaatgcatcactatttacaatagtcaaaaggtgaaaacaacccaaatatccatgaaCTGATGAATtgaaacaaactgtggtatatacatataatggaatattgttcagttattttaaaaaatgaagtactgatacatactgcaacatggataaacctcaaaagcgtgctaagtgaaagaagccagttacaaatGGTCTTTTATGATTACActcatatgaa
This genomic window from Kogia breviceps isolate mKogBre1 chromosome 5, mKogBre1 haplotype 1, whole genome shotgun sequence contains:
- the CHMP2B gene encoding charged multivesicular body protein 2b; the encoded protein is MASLFKKKTVDDVIKEQNRELRGTQRAIIRDRAALEKQEKQLELEIKKMAKIGNKEACRVLAKQLVHLRKQKTRTFAVSSKVTSMSTQTKVMNSQMKMAGAMSTTAKTMQAVNKKMDPQKTLQTMQNFQKENMKMEMTEEMINDTLDDIFDGSDDEEESQDIVNQVLDEIGIEISGKMAKAPSAARSLPSASTSKATISDEEIERQLKALGVD